GTTCAAAAGGTTCGCAGTCAGCTTTGAACGTCAAACAAATCGGATTTTTCTTCGGATCGGGTCTACAGTGAAGAATCAAGTTCAACTCATTACGTACGTCGACCGCCTGGCTGGCGACTTCGGCAAATTGACCTCTTTGCTGGATACTCGCTTTGCTGGTATTTTCGGTGGCGCTCATCTGCTTCCCTTTTTCACCCCTATCGATGGGGCAGACGCAGGCTTCGATCCAGTCGATCACACCAGAGTCGATGACCGGCTCGGAGACTGGGATGACGTGCGAGTTCTGGGCCAGGATGTGGAACTCGTTGCCGATCTGATCGTCAATCATGTGTCTGCTCTATCTCCGCAGTTCCAGGATTTCTCCGAAAAAGGGGACGCGTCTCGATATGCCGGCATGTTCATGACCTTCGACCGCGCTTTCCCCAACGGCGCGAACGAGGAAGAACTGCTGAAGATATATCGGCCACGCCCCGGCCTTCCCTTCACCACGATGCGGATGAAGAATGGCCAGCAGCGCCTTGTGTGGACCACTTTCACGCCGCAGCAAATTGATATTGACGTAGAAAGCGCTCAGGGCAGCGCGTACATAGATGCGATCCTTACTCGCTTCCAGGATGCCGGAGTTCGCCTGATCCGGCTGGACGCAGTCGGTTACGCGATTAAGCGGGCGGGAACCAGTTGCTTCATGATTCCTGAGACATTCCAGTACATCTCGGAGCTGACTGCACGAGCCCACGCTTTGGGGATGGAAATCCTCGTCGAAATCCACAGTTACTACCGCGATCAGGTGGAGATTGCGCGTCGGGTCGACCGTGTCTATGACTTCGCCTTGCCGCCCCTGGTGCTTCACGCCATTTTCCAGCATGACGCGCGAGCACTGAAGCAGTGGCTGGCGATTGCGCCGCGGAACGCTGTCACCGTATTGGATACACACGACGGCATCGGCGTGATCGATGTGGGAGCCGACGCTCGCGACCCAGCAAATCGGCCAGGATTACTTGAACCCTGTGCCATCGATGAACTGGTGGAAACCATTCACGAACGCAGCCAGGACCAAAGCCGCAAGGCCACCGGAGCCGCAGCCAGTAATCTCGATCTGTATCAGGTGAACTGCACCTTCTACGACGCTCTCGGAAGGCGAGACAATGAGTACCTGCTTGCCCGGGCCATCCAGTTTTTCGCTCCCGGATTACCGCAGGTCTATTACGTCGGGCTCCTCGCCGGCTCAAACGATATGGACCTTCTGTCGCGTTCTGGAGTCGGTCGCGATATCAACCGGCACTACTACGCACCCAACGAGATTGACCTCGCTCTCGAACGTCCCGTCGTTCGCTCGCTCCTGGAGCTAATCAGATTTCGAAACTCGCATGTTGCCTTTTCCGGCGAGTTCCAGCTAATCGGGAGTGCCGATCGCGAACTCATCATGGAGTGGCGCTCCGGAGCGGATTTCGCTCGCCTCCAAGTGAACCTGGAAAAACTTGAGGCCGCGATTCTCTACTCCACCGACCACGGTGAGAAGAAGTATCCGGTGACAGTTCCGGAATTGCGCGCAATTAGCTCTTGAGTACTGCAAGCGGGGAGGACGTATATGTCGACAGAGACACACCGCGACTCGCACGTAGGGGCCAGCCGTAATCTTGCCACCATCAAGGCACTCACGTTTGTCATGTTCATGATGTTCGCCATGACAACAGATTCCGTGGGCGTCATCATCCCTGAGATCATCAAGCAGTTCTCGCTGAGCATGACTGCTGCCAGTGCTTTTCAATATGCCACGATGGGCGGCATCGCAATTGCAGGCTTCTTTCTAGGTTTCCTGGCGGATCGTGCCGGACGGAAGGCAACCATCGTTTTCGGGCTAGCCGCTTTCGCGCTGGATGCGTACCTCTTCGCGGTAGGCAACTCGTTTGGCTTCTTCGTTGTTCTCCTGGCGATCTCCGGCCTATCGATTGGCATATTCAAGACCGGCGCTCTGGCCCTTATCGGTGATATCTCCCGCTCCACGACGGAACACACATCCATCATGAACCTCGTCGAAGGGTTCTTCGGAATCGGATCCATCATTGGTCCGGCCTTGCTGGCTCAGTTGCTGATCATGGGTGTGCATTGGAAGTGGCTGTACGTTATCGCGGGAACGATGTGCGTCCTGCTGGTCATATTGGCGCTCCTCGTCAAGTATCCCGAGACGATTCGTACGACGGAAGAGCCCATCAATCTGGCCCGCACCATGGGCATGATGAAAGATCCCTACGCTCTGGGGTTCTCACTCGGTGAGTTCCTTTATGTTGCGACCGAATGTGCAATCTACGTCTGGATGCCAACATTACTGTCCGGCAAGACTGGGTTCTTCGCCCTTTACAGCATCTCCATCTTTTTCGTACTTCGTGCCGCGGGGCGGTTCGTTGGCGCCTGGGTGCTGAATCGGTTCTCCTGGACAGCCGCGCTGGTCCTTCTGAGTTCAGCCATCTTCGTCTGCTTTGTTGCTAGCGTTATGGGAGGTCCTGATCTCGCAGTCTACTTGCTCCCCTTCTCGGGACTTTTCATGTCCGTGATTTATCCCACCTTCAACTCAAAAGGAATCAGCTGTTTTCCGAAAACCGAGCACGGTGCCGTATCGGGTGTGATGCTTTTCTTTACCTGCGTCTCTGCCGCCGTCGGGCCGCTTGCAATGGGTGCGGTAAGCGACGCCATGGGTGGCCCCAAGTATGGTTTCATGCTGGCAACGCTGTTTGCCGGATTGCTATTCACTGCGTGTCTGCTCAACTGGATCTTCAATCCGACGCGCGAACGTCTGAAGTTGCTCGATCAAACTCAATACGAACACGCCACTGGCTCTTAACCCGGAGCAGTTTTGGACAGACGCGAATTCATTTTCCTGACACTCAGTGCTGCCGCCGCAGCGCACAGTCTGGGAGCATCCGACATGGACGATCCAGCCCTTAGGAAAGCAATGCAAGCGGTGATCGACGCTATTCCCACCGCGTCAGCAGATCGTAACCGCCCGGTGTACCATTTCGCGCCACCCGCAAATTGGACGAACGATCCCAATGGGACGATCTACTACGGTGGCTGGCACCACCTCTTCTATCAGTTCAATCCTTTCGCCACTCGGCTTGACAATCAGCACTGGGGACACGCGCGGAGCCGCGATCTGGTGAACTGGGAGCACTTGCCGATCGCCATATGGCCGTCATTAGATCGAGGCGAGAAAGCAATCTTCTCCGGTGGAGCAGCCATCGCGGCGGACGGACGCCCACGGCTTCTCTATACCAGCATCGGTGACCGCGAACCCGAACAGTGGCTCGTCTCTCCAAAGGATGCCGAGTTGATCACCTGGGCGAAATTCCCCAGGAATCCGGTCCTCACCCAGGCTGCACATGCCTCAGGACCAATTGCCCAATGGCGTGATCCGTTCATGTTTCGCAAGGATGGCGAAACTTACATGGTTTGTGGCGGAGGCACACGGACCGGACGTGCACAGGTTCAACTCTATCGCGCTACCAAGGACGACCTCACGCAGTGGAAGCATTTGGGCCCGATTTTTCAGACGCTTGACCGCGACGTACGTAACTTCGAATGTCCCAATCTGTTTCCGCTCGACGGCAAGTGGGTCATGATTGTGTCTCCGAACGGCGTTTGCGAATACTGGATTGGTGACCTCGATATCGCTTGCATGCGTTTCGAACCTTCGGCGCATGCTGTGCTTGATTCCGGCGACGCTTACGCCAGCAACATTTCCGTCGATGAGAAGGGCCGTACGCTCCTGTGGCTTTGGGGCCGGACCGATCCTCACGACACGTGGTTCAATCCCAGCCCTGAAGTTTCCAGCCGGCGTTGGGCCGGAGTCATCACCATGCCTCGAGTTCTCTCGATAGGTTCCGACGGGTATCTTCAGCAACGACCTGCTCAGGAGTTTGAAACGCTTCGTGGCGCGCCGGAATCGTTTGCTGGGTTGGTGCTTGAAAGAACCACTGTACTGAAAGGACTGAGCGCCGATTGCGCCGAATTTGAAGCCGAGTTCAGCGGCGCCGGAACTTTTGGATTAGAACTGCGCCGATCGGCTCAAGGCAAATCGGGCATCGTGGTAGCGATAGAAACATCATTCCGTGGCACACACCTCACGGTCGGTAACGCGCGCGCGTATGTGGGCAATGCCGACCGGTATAACGTCCGCGTGTTCCTCGATAAGCGATGCGTAGAAGTGTTCGTTAACGACGGAACTACCGCTCTGTATAACTGGTTCGAAGCCGCGCCGAATGACCTCGAAGTTGCTGTCTTCGGACAGCCCGCCAAACTCCCGCCATTCCTGGCATCGAAAAGGCCCCTGCCGCCTGCACCGCGTTTGGAGTCACTGACAGTATGGCCGATGAAGCCAGCAAAGTTCAGCCTCGATAGGTTCGTTTACTAAGTTGCACAGTCGGTTAACCGTAACGTGCATCGGTGATTCTTATCACATAGATTTGTTTGCATCTTTCGCTACCGTTAACATGTGGAACACAAAGCGCCGCAGGAATCGGGGCCACTCGATGCTGCTACCGAATCTCCTAACAAACGCACAGCATTACTCGCCCCGACGAGCGCCGTCGGGTCCTTTGACTGGACCATACGTCGCCTGGGCGCTTCGGTAGTGTTGCTGATCATCTTGAGGATGCTGGTAATCACCCACAATTACGACATGTGGGGAATCTTCCATTACTATCTCGGGGCTAAGTACTTTCCTCAGGTTGGATACACTTCACTTTACTCATGTGCTTTAGAGGCGGATGATGAAGCCGGTGGTGCGAATCGATACTGGGTACATCAGGTTAGGGATCTTAGTTCTTACCGAATCATCCCAAGAGCGAACGTTTCACCGTGTCCCCGGTCGAATTTCAATACGCAAGAGTGGCAAACATTCACCACGGACTTCGAACAGACCGCCGAACTCTCCAACCCCGCAGTACTAGGGACTGCTTTTACCGATAAGGGCTTTAATCCTCCGCCATCGTGGGTTTTGGTCGCTAAACCTTTTGTTACGGCAGTTGGGGCACTCCACGGCCGTGCAAACACTGTGATCTTCAATCTTGATTTGATCGCCTTCGCGATCGGGATCTTCCTGGTGTGGCATAGTGCCGGTACCTTCTCCGCACTGCTGTCTGCTTCTTTAGCTGTCTTCTACTTCGGCAATTTCGGGCATATCGGTGGCAACTTCCTCCAGTATCTTTGGTTCCCGTTTCTGGTTGCTGCCGTCGTTTTATGGAGAGTCCAAAAGCCGCTCCTCTCCGGAACCGCTCTGGGCGTTGCAGTTGGACTCCAAGCATTTCCCATATTCTTTGCTTTACCGCTGCTGGCACAGGGTGCGATTAGGATTCTCCGGGGTTTCCCCAGGGAAAAGTGGTCCCAACACCGTATGTTTGCAATTGGCTTGGCAATAGTTCTGCTCGCCAGTTTTGGCGCCGGTTGCTGTGCTGGAAGAGGGGTAGCCGGATGGCGAGAATGGAAGGACAAGATTTCCGTTCATAGGCACTACCTTGATGGGGAGATCTTCAACGTCGGACTGCCGAACCTTACGGCTACACTTCTGAAAGGAAACGAGTCATCCGCGACAAACTACGTAACAGACTACCCAAACACTGTAGCGCGTCTAAACGCTCTGAAGTCGAGTGGATGGATCTATGGTTTAGCAGGTCTAAGTTTGCTCGCTGTGATCGTGTGGAGAGTTGGCACGTCAGAAACTTCCGACGTTTTTGCATACGGCTTCCTCGTCATGTACGCAGTCACGAGTTCCTCGCCGTACTATTACTTCTCTCTCGTTCTTATTCCGTTCATGTTCTGGAACTCGCCGGTATTGAGGAACTACGCCACTATCGGAGCAACAGTGCTGGTTGCCGGCCACGCCCTGTTCTTCCCTATTTATGTCTCCTTTAGCTATGTGCCACATTTGCTGAGCGAACTGTCCATCGCTCTATTCCTGATTGGCGCACTTGTGTTTCCGGCGGTCGAAGCAAGTTCCTCGAAGGAATCCGCCATCCCACCGAAGACTGGACCGGAGTTGCAGCCGGAAGAGGCTTTCGACTGAACAACTCTAATTTGACTGTTTCCTAATCGAGGAAGACTGGACTCCTTTGAAGAGTCCACAGAGGCGGAATCGATACCACTTGCAGCTGTTTCTTCGCCTGCTTGTAAGTGACACAAAAGAAATGGCTCCTCAGGTAGGACTCGAACCTACAACCCTCCGGTTAACAGGGGGATTCGGCCAGCGGCGGGAAGCGACGGGATATCGAAGGATACCGGAGGATCAATGATTTACCGATTCCCTTTTGTTCCGTTTTGGTTGGTTTTGTTTCCAGTTCTCGCACATTCTCACGGACACTTTTCAGGGTTGACGGACAGTCAGATTTTGCTAGATTTTCGCTCTTTAAACTAAACGGCCCCGTCCGGTGTTACTAGCATCGAACGAGGCCTGAGCGGTTACGTGGATATGCACGCAACGCGCCTCCGCTCATTCTCTCACCTTGCGTGCCTCCGGCCAAAGGAGGCCGAACACGATGGCAAAGACGAGAGCAGCAAAGAAAGAAGTTGTGAATGCCGATGGGAAGTGGATTTGTTCGTTTCTCTTCTCGACGTACGGCAGAGAATACTCAGCAAAGCGAACCGATGAATCGCTCCGCAGCAACGTTGAATTCACCGTTTACGGGCTAGACATGAAAGCGCCGGTTGATTGCCGTCCCACCGATCAGCAGTTATTTGATCGCTTGCAGGAGTTGGGACGCATCTCTCAAGACGAATTCTCGAACCGGACAAACTATCCAGGGATGGTTGCGATTACCGGCATTGAGTACGACCCTGAATATAAAGAAATAACCCTTAGGTTTTCCGATGCTGGAGAAGACTCTCGCCCTCCGGTTCTAAAGGGAGTTGTCAGCGAAAAACAGCTGATTCAGGTTCTCTTGGGCCTACAGAAGAAGTAAAAAGCTGGGATAGCGAACCTTCGGGGTGAGTCTAGACCAATTTGGTCACATGACTCACAAACAGGCGGGCGATTATGCCCGCCTTTCATTGTTTGGTACATCAATCGCCAAGTTCGTGGAGCTTCATAGCCTCGCGCTTCGGTTGCTTGCGCTCAACGAGCAGGGTCATCAAACTATTAATTGTCGCTTCAAACGTCTGATTCACGGGGCGGAAACATTCGGGTGCCAACGCTGCTCCCCCCAAAATCTTCTTAAACCGCCTCGCAACTTCCAGTTCCGGGTCAATGACCCAAACGTTTCTTGGAACCACCGGACCGATACTTCCCAATGCATAGAAATACCGAAAGAACTCGTCGGTCGGCGGAAGCGAATAGCCGATTATAAAAATGTTTTCGGCCTCCGAGAGGTGGCGCGCAGCTCGCTGCCACACCGTTTCCAATTCCAGATGATATTTGCCCTTGTTCCAAGTTGGCGGAGCAATGACTGGCCTGCTTTGAATTGGAGTTTCACAGTGTTGCAATTTGCACAAAAGTTTGCTCGTTTCTATCGGTATGTAGTCGAGGTTGAGGAAGTAGTCCCACGCCAACTGATTCATCGTGAACGGTACAATCTCTTGGCACTTTTCGGTGTTTGAGCACCTTCCCCAATTCAATGACCCGTGTAATTTGAGAAGTTCAAGTCTGTCGTCTCCGCTCTTGATCCGCGACAAACCGTAGTCGATTGGTATCTTTTTGAAGTGACACGCATAGTCAAGAGCTACATCGTAATTGAACGTCAGAACGCTTACGTGCTGCCATGAGTTGTTATTACTCTGCCAGATCGCGATGAGCAGTTCCGCGAATCTCTTGTATGTTGCAGGGGGCGTGGGGTATCGGCTGCTCTCAACGCGATAGCGAATACTCTTCTCGATAGCCGTAGAGATTAGAATCTCCATCGCTTCCCGAAGTGTTGATATGTGTTTTGCATCTAGCGGGCCGAGCGATCCGAGTAGTTGCGCCATCTCAAATATTCCAAAGAGTGACTCTACGTTGTGAATATCGACATGCGCTTTTGGATAAACGGAAAGCAGTTCGGCTCTCGCCTTCAAAACCAACCGAATTGCCTCTTTGCTCTCAGGTTCAAGATCGGGCTTACGCAAGAGGTCTTCCGCCCTTGGGACGAAATCCTTCATCAGGGGTGCGCCACAATCCATCGATGCACCCGCACCTAGCACGAAAACCGTTTTGCTCATATCGCTGGGTAGGCATTATATGAAGTGCGCGTTAGAAGCTAAACCGAAAAGGATGCGCCGAACCTTCGTCACCAATCCCGCCAGTTAGCTACCACCCCCATTGCGGTTGCGACGTGTCCCCGTCTGAACTGAAGGGAAACGCGAACGATTGGCCAATTCTGCCATGTTCCGTTTTCGTAACAGACACTTGAAATCGCAGCTATCTCCGTCGTTGAGGTGTATCGTGGTGCGGCTACTTACAATTCCCTCGGAGCAAACGACGATATGCCCTGGAATGGTTCAACTGGTTTTCAATACACTCAGCCCAGCGTGCTAACGAATGCGCCCGCCGCGTCTGGTATATATGTCCTCTACAATGCTGGTGACAACATCTATGTTGGAGAATCCGGCAACCATCCGTGATCGGCTGTTACAACACCTAGCGAACGAAACAAACGCCTGCGTGCAAGGGGCTAATCCTCAGTGGTTCGCTTACGAATTGGCAGCGGCGAATGCGCGGGTGCAACGACAGAATCAGTTGATTCTGGAACTTGGGGCGCGCTGCAACCAGAGGCTAGGCTAGCGCCAACGCCGTCAATCTTCCCGCTGAATCGATTGAAGTACACATCAACGCCGTTAACGGTCACGAGCGTGTACATCTCCAATCGTTTGACGGTAACGTGTGCTCCGATGGCATGTGATCTATAGTCACACTCCCTAACGAAACATGGCACTCCTGCTAGGTTCGCCAGTTTGCCTAGGTACAGTTTTACCAGAGATAGGTTGGCCCACCACACCTGCATTATGATGCCCGTTTCCCCTGCAAAGGTGCGCTCATTACGATCACAGCCAAAACATAGTCATGGTGGCATTTTGCAGACTAGGTGTTGCGAACGTCAAAGCAGAGGCTATGATGTTGCGTTTCATTTCTGTTCCATGCCTTCCATGTAATCGGTTATGGCCGGAATGCTCTTCGGTGCTTCGATAATCACAACACCGTTCGGCCCATCTGGTTGCCACATACATAGGTCCCTGCGGGAACCAAGTAACTTCGCAGACTGCACCGCCCTGTCCTGGCCATCAATGATGTTCTGATGGAGACGCTTGTTGATGATTTCCTGTTCCTGCTGTTGCGTTAGATTTGGGGCGTTAAGAAGTTTCTTGGCTTCCTGGTCCTTAGCAGCCGCAAGAGCACCACTGAGGGAGCCTCGCTGTGATACCAAGGCCCAACCCTTACGCGACTGCAACTCCGAAATCCCGAGTTCTACGAGGGCTGTTTTCAGTGGAATCTCACCGCGATCTGCCCGCCCCAGAAGTTCTATTGCACGCGGGTCAATGGGATTTTCGGGTTTAAGCTGCGGTTCGCGCTTTTTCTTCATATTCCTTCCTTCGGATTCAACCCTCCGGATTCGTCTGACCGAAACAGCGACACAGACACCGGACTCTGTTCGTTGCCGGGAACCGGCGCTCCGTCTTTTAGGTGACGCAGGTCCTCCATCGGCATTGAATACTCTTCATAGGATTCGGAACGCTGTGGCCGCCCCTCAACAAGGTTTTTTAACTCATGCATTGGCATGTCCTTTAAATCATCGTGCTCGGCAACCTGCGGACGGCCTTCTGCGACGTTCTTCAATTGTTCAAGTGGCATGGTGTTCGGGTTGGTATCAAGTACAGGCGCGTTAGGCGTGTAGCGGTTCTGGTATCTCGCCAGCGCATGAGCCGTGATCAACTCATCTACAGTCGGCGTTTCGCGCGTGAGGTAGTTAGCGAGTGCCCGTGCGTTCTCCGGGGTATCGGCATAATCGGGACACAACTGCCGAAACTCCGCAAACGTCTGCTTAAGTTGCTGCTGAACTGGCGACATCTGCGGGGGTTCTTGTGCCTGCTGCATCGCTTTTTTTAACTCGGCTAGCGGCATTCTGTGCGGGTCCATTAGTAGCCTCCCCGCTGTACTGCCTGACGGAGTTCATTTATGGGCATCTTCCATGCATCCGGTTCGCTCGCAGTCGGCGACATGTTGCTAGGCATAACCGGCGGTGCGGGCCGAGGTGGAAGAGGATCGACTCGCGGTGCGGGTTGTGCTTCTCCGGTGTAAACAGCTAACGCCCATGCATTCAGCAAGTCTTGCGAAGTAGGCAAACTGTTCGGCTGCGGATTCAGGTACTTGAGAACCGCCTGCATGTTCTGCGGTGTTTCCATGTAGTCCTGACATGAGCGCTGAAAGTCCAGATAGGTCGTCTCGAGTTGAAAATTGCGCGTGACCGTTTGAATGTCGTTAATGACGTTGGGTAGCGCATCAACAGGAACGTTAAGTACCTGCGCTAATGCCTGCTCCCCGACGTTCTTTGCAACTTCCGGCGTGAACTGCGACGAGAAGAAATCCTGAGAGAATTCCTGTGCGAGCTGGTGTTCCTGCTCTGGCGTAAGTTCGGGCGCGAAAACGGGCTGCTGTGGCATTGACGGAGAGGGTAGGTTGATGTCGCCCTTCTTCCATGCCTCATACTTATTCTTGAATTCGTTCAGTTGTCGAATGTATCGCGACTGATGCGCCTTGCTTTCCGCAAGCCGCCCCCATGCTTCGGATTCGGATTTTCCCTTGTAGACCTCTCCTGTTTCGAGATGGATCTGAACTCCATCCGGGCCGTTCTTTACTTCGTAAACTGGCTTCGCCTCTTGTGGAGTTTCCGGCGCCTCAAGGACGGCCCGATTTGCGGCAAACGCTGCGCTCTTCAGTTCGTCCATCGGCATCGCGAATGCTGCCGTGTGTTCTTC
The sequence above is a segment of the Terriglobales bacterium genome. Coding sequences within it:
- a CDS encoding PepSY domain-containing protein, producing the protein MSTTPTTPEIQNSVTQEEHTAAFAMPMDELKSAAFAANRAVLEAPETPQEAKPVYEVKNGPDGVQIHLETGEVYKGKSESEAWGRLAESKAHQSRYIRQLNEFKNKYEAWKKGDINLPSPSMPQQPVFAPELTPEQEHQLAQEFSQDFFSSQFTPEVAKNVGEQALAQVLNVPVDALPNVINDIQTVTRNFQLETTYLDFQRSCQDYMETPQNMQAVLKYLNPQPNSLPTSQDLLNAWALAVYTGEAQPAPRVDPLPPRPAPPVMPSNMSPTASEPDAWKMPINELRQAVQRGGY
- a CDS encoding glycoside hydrolase family 32 protein, translating into MDRREFIFLTLSAAAAAHSLGASDMDDPALRKAMQAVIDAIPTASADRNRPVYHFAPPANWTNDPNGTIYYGGWHHLFYQFNPFATRLDNQHWGHARSRDLVNWEHLPIAIWPSLDRGEKAIFSGGAAIAADGRPRLLYTSIGDREPEQWLVSPKDAELITWAKFPRNPVLTQAAHASGPIAQWRDPFMFRKDGETYMVCGGGTRTGRAQVQLYRATKDDLTQWKHLGPIFQTLDRDVRNFECPNLFPLDGKWVMIVSPNGVCEYWIGDLDIACMRFEPSAHAVLDSGDAYASNISVDEKGRTLLWLWGRTDPHDTWFNPSPEVSSRRWAGVITMPRVLSIGSDGYLQQRPAQEFETLRGAPESFAGLVLERTTVLKGLSADCAEFEAEFSGAGTFGLELRRSAQGKSGIVVAIETSFRGTHLTVGNARAYVGNADRYNVRVFLDKRCVEVFVNDGTTALYNWFEAAPNDLEVAVFGQPAKLPPFLASKRPLPPAPRLESLTVWPMKPAKFSLDRFVY
- a CDS encoding MFS transporter, yielding MSTETHRDSHVGASRNLATIKALTFVMFMMFAMTTDSVGVIIPEIIKQFSLSMTAASAFQYATMGGIAIAGFFLGFLADRAGRKATIVFGLAAFALDAYLFAVGNSFGFFVVLLAISGLSIGIFKTGALALIGDISRSTTEHTSIMNLVEGFFGIGSIIGPALLAQLLIMGVHWKWLYVIAGTMCVLLVILALLVKYPETIRTTEEPINLARTMGMMKDPYALGFSLGEFLYVATECAIYVWMPTLLSGKTGFFALYSISIFFVLRAAGRFVGAWVLNRFSWTAALVLLSSAIFVCFVASVMGGPDLAVYLLPFSGLFMSVIYPTFNSKGISCFPKTEHGAVSGVMLFFTCVSAAVGPLAMGAVSDAMGGPKYGFMLATLFAGLLFTACLLNWIFNPTRERLKLLDQTQYEHATGS
- the gtfA gene encoding sucrose phosphorylase produces the protein MKNQVQLITYVDRLAGDFGKLTSLLDTRFAGIFGGAHLLPFFTPIDGADAGFDPVDHTRVDDRLGDWDDVRVLGQDVELVADLIVNHVSALSPQFQDFSEKGDASRYAGMFMTFDRAFPNGANEEELLKIYRPRPGLPFTTMRMKNGQQRLVWTTFTPQQIDIDVESAQGSAYIDAILTRFQDAGVRLIRLDAVGYAIKRAGTSCFMIPETFQYISELTARAHALGMEILVEIHSYYRDQVEIARRVDRVYDFALPPLVLHAIFQHDARALKQWLAIAPRNAVTVLDTHDGIGVIDVGADARDPANRPGLLEPCAIDELVETIHERSQDQSRKATGAAASNLDLYQVNCTFYDALGRRDNEYLLARAIQFFAPGLPQVYYVGLLAGSNDMDLLSRSGVGRDINRHYYAPNEIDLALERPVVRSLLELIRFRNSHVAFSGEFQLIGSADRELIMEWRSGADFARLQVNLEKLEAAILYSTDHGEKKYPVTVPELRAISS